One genomic window of Polyangium aurulentum includes the following:
- a CDS encoding oxidoreductase, whose amino-acid sequence MSKVWLITGSARGLGWEVANAALAAGHRVVATARKPEQLRALVEAHPERARAVALDVADPAAARAAVESAVGAFGRLDVVVNNAGYANVSSIEDVTDEDFRTQFETNFFGVVNVTRAALPVLRKQRDGHIVQISSIGGRRGSPGLGSYQSAKWAVEGFSEVLFTEVQPLGIRVTIVEPGGFRTDWGGSSMRIDPIQPDYEATVGAVRARLRKSQDGMRGDPVKGAQVIVKVAGMPEPPLRLLLGTDAMFLAKVTATRRAAEDEKWAALSASTDFDGLGDFADTEVAKMFLPVRR is encoded by the coding sequence ATGTCCAAGGTCTGGCTGATCACGGGAAGCGCGCGCGGGCTCGGTTGGGAGGTCGCGAACGCCGCGCTCGCGGCGGGGCACCGCGTCGTCGCCACGGCGAGAAAGCCCGAGCAGCTCCGCGCCCTCGTCGAGGCGCACCCCGAAAGGGCGCGCGCGGTGGCGCTCGACGTCGCCGATCCAGCCGCAGCGCGCGCCGCCGTCGAGTCCGCAGTGGGCGCGTTCGGGCGGCTCGACGTCGTCGTCAACAATGCGGGCTACGCGAACGTCTCCTCGATCGAGGACGTGACCGACGAGGACTTCCGCACGCAATTCGAGACCAATTTCTTCGGCGTCGTGAACGTCACGCGCGCGGCCTTGCCCGTGCTGCGAAAGCAGCGCGACGGCCACATCGTCCAGATCTCCTCCATCGGCGGCCGCAGAGGCTCCCCGGGCCTCGGATCGTATCAATCGGCAAAATGGGCGGTCGAGGGCTTCTCCGAGGTGCTCTTCACGGAGGTGCAGCCGCTCGGCATTCGCGTGACCATCGTGGAGCCCGGAGGCTTTCGCACCGACTGGGGTGGCTCGTCGATGCGCATCGATCCGATCCAGCCCGACTACGAAGCCACCGTCGGCGCGGTCCGCGCACGCCTCCGCAAGAGTCAGGACGGGATGCGCGGCGATCCCGTGAAGGGCGCGCAGGTCATCGTGAAGGTGGCCGGGATGCCCGAGCCGCCGCTGCGCCTTTTGCTCGGGACCGACGCGATGTTCCTCGCGAAGGTCACCGCCACGCGTCGGGCCGCGGAGGACGAGAAGTGGGCGGCGCTCAGCGCCTCGACCGACTTCGACGGGCTCGGCGATTTTGCCGACACGGAGGTGGCGAAGATGTTCCTGCCTGTGCGACGCTGA
- a CDS encoding DUF1801 domain-containing protein, whose protein sequence is MKTASSKPSKPQAKTKTKTKTDSPAKPAPRAAAAKRAASPKASGAGAGEDVAAFMRDLDHPLKAEIEGLRQIILGVDPEVREEIKWNAPSFRTTEHFATFNLRTKDSVRIILHTGAKVKESATKGLKIADPAGLLEWLSKDRCLVTFSDGKDIQGKRAALEAILREWIRSAL, encoded by the coding sequence ATGAAAACCGCGTCCTCCAAGCCGAGCAAGCCGCAGGCGAAGACGAAGACGAAGACGAAGACGGACTCGCCCGCCAAGCCTGCGCCTCGCGCGGCAGCGGCAAAGCGCGCCGCCTCGCCGAAAGCCTCCGGCGCGGGGGCGGGCGAGGACGTGGCCGCGTTCATGCGGGATCTCGATCACCCGCTGAAGGCGGAGATCGAGGGTCTCCGGCAGATCATCCTCGGTGTCGACCCCGAGGTCCGCGAGGAGATCAAATGGAACGCGCCGAGCTTCCGCACGACCGAGCACTTTGCGACGTTCAATCTGCGGACCAAGGACAGCGTGCGGATCATCCTGCACACGGGGGCCAAGGTGAAGGAATCGGCCACGAAGGGCCTGAAGATCGCCGACCCTGCGGGCCTCCTGGAGTGGCTGTCCAAGGACCGCTGCCTCGTGACGTTCAGCGACGGGAAGGATATCCAGGGCAAACGGGCGGCGCTGGAGGCCATTCTGCGCGAGTGGATCCGCTCCGCCCTATGA
- a CDS encoding polysaccharide deacetylase family protein, translating into MTIRHLVGATALALFATITAGCGDAFQEDGDAIQGAQAAIVARPPQFVILSFDGSYNLSFWRESRAFAAANDLKFTYFISGVYFIPNESRLEYDAPRRGPGRSAIGWGGTADEIAERFEEVKKAAAEGHEIASHANGHFDGSSWSESDWKSEFDQFDRFIFEGVGVTAPPLGFGPRDVMGFRAPQLGHGPGLYAALVSKGYAYDASKTGPANAWPAQSAGIWSFPLAELRIVGPGRATLSMDYNFYFADSRATPDPAGKETYKKQMIETYMAYFEGNYLGNRAPLHIGHHFSKWNGGAYWEAMQEFAQAVCGLPEVTCGTYKDLVMFLEAHEDELREFQSGDFPPMPRPPG; encoded by the coding sequence ATGACCATCCGTCACCTCGTCGGCGCTACCGCGCTCGCCCTCTTTGCCACGATCACGGCTGGATGCGGCGACGCTTTCCAGGAAGACGGCGACGCGATCCAGGGCGCGCAAGCGGCGATCGTGGCGCGGCCGCCGCAATTCGTGATCCTCTCCTTCGACGGGTCGTACAACCTCTCGTTCTGGCGCGAGTCGCGCGCCTTCGCCGCGGCGAACGACCTGAAGTTCACGTATTTCATCAGCGGCGTGTATTTCATCCCGAACGAGTCCAGGCTCGAATACGACGCTCCGCGGCGCGGTCCGGGCAGGTCGGCGATCGGATGGGGCGGGACAGCCGACGAGATCGCCGAGCGCTTTGAGGAGGTGAAGAAGGCTGCGGCCGAGGGCCACGAGATCGCCTCGCACGCCAACGGCCACTTCGACGGAAGCTCGTGGAGCGAGTCAGACTGGAAGAGCGAATTCGACCAATTCGACAGGTTCATCTTCGAGGGCGTCGGGGTGACGGCGCCGCCGCTGGGCTTCGGCCCGCGCGACGTCATGGGCTTCCGTGCGCCCCAGCTCGGACACGGCCCTGGCCTTTACGCTGCGCTCGTGAGCAAGGGCTACGCATACGATGCGAGCAAGACCGGCCCGGCGAACGCCTGGCCCGCGCAGAGCGCGGGAATCTGGAGCTTCCCCCTGGCCGAGCTCCGCATCGTCGGCCCGGGCAGGGCCACGCTGTCGATGGATTACAACTTCTACTTCGCCGATTCGCGCGCCACGCCAGACCCCGCCGGCAAGGAAACGTACAAGAAGCAGATGATCGAGACCTACATGGCCTATTTCGAGGGGAACTACCTCGGCAATCGCGCGCCGCTCCACATCGGCCACCACTTCTCGAAGTGGAACGGCGGCGCATACTGGGAGGCCATGCAGGAATTCGCGCAGGCCGTGTGCGGTCTGCCCGAGGTGACGTGCGGCACGTACAAGGACCTCG
- the gspD gene encoding type II secretion system secretin GspD, producing MTTLSKMKTMTPLRTGRPRRSKAFALAALLAAFLPAAVATAQPGTRGAPVLKTPAPRPAAPGGAGAAAPGGATTPAPSPAAPPATPAPGGDAAADPMAAVKQGPKEIDFKPRPGGFMVSFNLEDADLNELVKAISNITGRRFIYGGKLRQIKATVYSPDKVSVAEAYSAFLSILETNGLTVIPHGRFLKIIETPGVVSQTTPVFGQATPVPNEDRFVTRLYRVSNVDPNEAANVLGKFKSKDGDITVYPPGNLVIMTDTGTNVQRMMRILEDVDVGGAGDQIYFEPVHYASAQDVATKLNELLGASGGGAGGRGGGAGGGGGRITADERTNSLVITANQPDYLRLLELIKRMDVPQSGEGQIHVLPLQHAGCKDLSATINQVLGGAAGGGAPAAGGRRGPAAPAAAATEDIFEGSVKVTCDEASNKLVVTSSLRDYAALRSVIDELDLPRRQVFIEAVIMDVNVDRTTDLGIGYHLGAPLPGTNFAGTNGDGLIYGGNHPQPSILGVPEQLGALALGVRGPTITGSSNLFGTGISIPAFGVVLHALATDSDSNVLATPHILATDNVKAEISIGQNIPLQTNVGGMSSLAGLGGAGAAAGAAGLGGLLGGLGGLGGFSAPRQDVGTKISVIPHINDSDQVRLELTEEISEAGAPQGVLGAIPIIKRQATTTLVVRDQQTVVIGGLVRDAVTNARTKIPILGDIPVLGALFRQTKKTTQKTNLLLVLTPYVIRDQDDLRAIFERKMQERQEFLDRYFVFGDSEWEPPRDFSRANGLVEDIRQSIIKEADRARIEEEAKPKGPRTHEPGQPIALPSMAAKGGGGAGFGGGASFGNVDDGAAPPPQAAPAAPGPRRVRAPGATTPRPPPATRVE from the coding sequence ATGACCACGCTTTCGAAGATGAAGACCATGACTCCTCTTCGCACGGGCCGGCCCCGCCGGAGCAAAGCATTTGCGCTCGCAGCGCTCCTCGCCGCATTTCTGCCCGCCGCGGTCGCGACGGCGCAGCCCGGCACGCGCGGCGCACCTGTCCTGAAGACCCCTGCCCCGCGCCCCGCCGCGCCGGGCGGCGCTGGAGCTGCGGCTCCCGGCGGCGCGACGACGCCTGCACCTTCGCCCGCCGCGCCCCCTGCCACGCCCGCCCCTGGGGGCGACGCCGCAGCCGATCCGATGGCGGCCGTCAAGCAGGGCCCGAAGGAGATCGACTTCAAGCCGCGCCCCGGCGGCTTCATGGTCTCGTTCAATCTCGAGGACGCCGACCTCAACGAGCTGGTCAAGGCCATCTCGAACATCACGGGCCGGCGCTTCATTTACGGCGGCAAGCTCAGGCAGATCAAGGCCACGGTGTACTCGCCCGACAAGGTGAGCGTCGCCGAGGCTTACAGCGCATTCCTGTCGATCCTGGAGACGAACGGCCTGACGGTCATTCCGCACGGCCGGTTCCTCAAGATCATCGAGACGCCGGGCGTCGTCAGTCAGACGACGCCGGTCTTCGGGCAGGCGACGCCCGTGCCCAACGAGGATCGCTTCGTCACGCGCCTCTATCGCGTCTCGAACGTCGATCCGAACGAGGCCGCCAACGTCCTCGGCAAGTTCAAATCGAAGGACGGCGACATCACCGTCTATCCGCCCGGCAATCTCGTCATCATGACGGACACGGGCACGAACGTGCAGCGCATGATGCGCATCCTCGAGGATGTCGACGTCGGCGGTGCGGGCGATCAGATCTATTTCGAGCCCGTCCATTACGCCTCGGCGCAGGACGTGGCGACCAAGCTGAACGAGCTTCTCGGCGCGAGCGGAGGCGGTGCCGGCGGCAGGGGCGGCGGCGCGGGCGGCGGCGGCGGGCGCATCACCGCCGACGAGCGCACCAACTCGCTCGTGATCACCGCGAACCAGCCCGATTACCTGCGCCTGCTCGAGCTGATCAAGCGCATGGACGTGCCGCAATCGGGCGAGGGGCAGATTCACGTGCTCCCGCTCCAGCACGCGGGCTGCAAGGATCTGTCGGCCACCATCAATCAGGTCCTCGGCGGCGCCGCGGGCGGCGGAGCTCCGGCTGCCGGCGGACGACGTGGCCCCGCAGCGCCGGCCGCAGCGGCCACCGAGGACATCTTCGAGGGCTCGGTCAAGGTCACCTGTGACGAGGCGTCGAACAAGCTCGTCGTGACCTCGTCCTTGCGCGATTACGCCGCGCTCCGAAGCGTCATCGACGAGCTCGATCTGCCCCGCCGCCAGGTCTTCATCGAGGCGGTCATCATGGACGTCAACGTCGACCGCACGACCGATCTCGGCATTGGCTACCACCTCGGCGCGCCCCTGCCCGGCACCAATTTCGCGGGCACCAACGGCGACGGCCTCATTTACGGCGGCAATCACCCGCAGCCCTCGATCCTCGGCGTCCCCGAACAGCTCGGTGCCCTCGCGCTCGGCGTCCGCGGCCCGACGATCACCGGTTCGTCGAACCTCTTCGGCACGGGCATCTCGATTCCGGCGTTCGGGGTCGTCCTGCACGCGCTCGCGACGGACAGCGATTCGAACGTGCTCGCCACGCCGCACATCCTCGCGACCGACAACGTGAAGGCCGAGATCTCGATTGGCCAGAACATCCCCTTGCAGACCAACGTGGGCGGCATGAGCAGCCTCGCGGGCCTCGGGGGCGCAGGGGCGGCGGCGGGCGCCGCGGGTCTCGGCGGCCTTCTCGGCGGGCTCGGCGGGCTCGGCGGGTTCTCGGCGCCGCGCCAGGACGTCGGCACCAAGATCTCGGTCATCCCGCACATCAACGATTCCGATCAGGTGCGGCTCGAGCTCACCGAGGAGATCTCCGAGGCCGGCGCGCCGCAGGGCGTTCTCGGCGCGATTCCGATCATCAAGCGCCAGGCGACGACGACGCTCGTCGTGCGCGATCAGCAAACCGTGGTCATCGGCGGCCTCGTGCGCGACGCGGTCACCAATGCGCGCACCAAGATCCCGATCCTCGGCGACATCCCGGTGCTCGGCGCCCTGTTCCGACAAACCAAGAAGACGACGCAAAAGACGAACCTCCTGCTCGTGCTCACGCCCTACGTGATCCGCGATCAGGACGATCTGCGCGCGATCTTCGAGCGCAAGATGCAGGAGCGCCAGGAATTCCTCGACCGCTACTTCGTGTTCGGCGACTCCGAATGGGAGCCCCCGCGTGATTTCTCGCGGGCCAATGGGCTCGTCGAGGACATTCGCCAGTCCATCATCAAGGAAGCCGATCGGGCGCGGATCGAGGAGGAAGCCAAGCCCAAGGGCCCGCGCACGCACGAGCCCGGGCAGCCGATTGCCCTTCCCAGCATGGCCGCGAAGGGCGGCGGCGGCGCAGGCTTCGGCGGCGGTGCCTCCTTCGGCAACGTCGACGACGGCGCGGCTCCGCCTCCTCAGGCGGCGCCCGCCGCGCCCGGCCCGCGTCGCGTGCGCGCCCCCGGGGCGACGACCCCGAGACCTCCTCCCGCGACGCGCGTGGAGTAA